The following proteins are co-located in the Pedobacter sp. FW305-3-2-15-E-R2A2 genome:
- a CDS encoding response regulator, producing the protein MRNKKVMVCDDDRGILDLIELIMEDAGFSVISEINSLHAISRIEQEKPDLLILDIWMPVLSGDQVLKSIKDSSSIVNLPVIMYSASTEGEGIAKAAGADDYIAKPFDLDELVDKVNRLMV; encoded by the coding sequence ATGAGGAATAAAAAAGTGATGGTATGTGATGACGACAGAGGAATATTAGATTTAATCGAATTGATCATGGAGGATGCCGGATTTTCAGTCATCTCTGAAATCAATAGTCTGCATGCAATCTCCAGAATCGAACAAGAAAAACCTGATTTGCTGATTTTAGACATTTGGATGCCTGTATTATCCGGAGATCAGGTGTTAAAAAGTATCAAGGACAGTAGCAGTATCGTTAATCTTCCGGTGATTATGTATTCGGCAAGCACAGAAGGGGAAGGTATTGCCAAAGCTGCAGGTGCCGACGATTACATTGCCAAGCCTTTTGATTTAGATGAATTGGTGGATAAAGTAAATAGATTGATGGTATAG
- a CDS encoding ATP-binding protein, whose product METKNIKHTPLSEQRFLDPTILASVLDATNTGVVITNNLLPDNPIIYCNAAFEEMCGYDHDEIIGHNCRFLQDKDRSQEARFKIAQAIKDGENCVVEIRNYSKDGRLFHNELHLSPVKDVSGNVTHFVGIQNDVSLRKKAEQMLQMNFKETEQKVIERTRMLKESEEYLSSIVETIRESLLVMDKDYTVLSANNHFLNTFKVSINDTKGKLLYDLGNGQWDIPELRLMMEEILPTNNPVLDYEVEHEFPHIGRKLMLLNAHRVELEGQFKDRILLAIEDITERKAVEQRKDDFLSIASHELKTPLTTVVGYVQMMQRFMPENSTEKFRSVVEKTGTYVARLNQLLKELMDVSRIQSGNIELHMDYFDFDKMVRETIEGLQAAAPGHRITVKGKPVHQCYGDESNLVQVINNLISNAIKYSPDSRDVEIHISQVSNFIKFSVRDYGLGIKEDDLKKVFERFYRVGDIQKNYPGMGIGLYICDQIIKNHKGTLWVESEPGKGSVFSFTLPVNLDKSKS is encoded by the coding sequence TTGGAGACGAAAAACATAAAACATACGCCCCTATCGGAACAACGATTTCTCGATCCGACTATTCTCGCCAGTGTATTGGATGCAACCAACACAGGTGTCGTAATCACTAATAATTTATTACCAGACAATCCTATTATCTATTGCAATGCTGCTTTTGAGGAAATGTGTGGTTATGACCACGACGAGATTATTGGTCATAATTGTCGCTTTTTACAAGATAAGGATCGAAGCCAGGAGGCTCGTTTTAAAATTGCACAAGCCATAAAAGATGGTGAAAACTGCGTCGTGGAAATCAGGAACTACAGCAAGGACGGACGGTTATTTCACAATGAACTCCACCTTTCTCCAGTAAAAGATGTCTCCGGTAATGTAACCCATTTTGTCGGTATCCAGAACGATGTGAGCTTAAGAAAGAAAGCAGAACAGATGCTTCAAATGAATTTCAAGGAAACGGAGCAGAAGGTGATCGAAAGAACGCGCATGCTGAAAGAGAGTGAAGAGTACCTTTCCAGTATTGTGGAAACGATCCGTGAAAGCCTGCTGGTCATGGATAAAGATTACACGGTTTTAAGTGCAAACAACCATTTTCTGAATACTTTCAAGGTGTCCATCAATGATACCAAAGGAAAATTGTTGTATGACCTTGGAAACGGGCAATGGGATATTCCTGAGTTGAGGCTAATGATGGAAGAAATATTGCCGACCAATAACCCGGTGCTTGATTATGAGGTAGAACATGAGTTCCCGCATATTGGGCGGAAACTCATGCTGTTGAATGCCCATAGGGTAGAGTTGGAAGGTCAGTTTAAGGACCGGATTTTATTGGCGATCGAAGACATCACCGAAAGAAAGGCCGTTGAGCAGCGTAAAGATGATTTCCTTTCCATAGCAAGTCATGAGTTGAAAACGCCTTTAACTACTGTGGTTGGTTATGTTCAGATGATGCAGCGCTTTATGCCTGAAAATTCAACAGAAAAATTCCGCTCTGTAGTCGAAAAAACGGGAACATATGTAGCGCGTTTAAATCAGCTGCTGAAAGAACTGATGGATGTTTCACGTATACAATCCGGCAATATCGAATTGCACATGGATTATTTCGACTTCGATAAAATGGTTAGAGAAACCATTGAAGGACTCCAGGCTGCTGCTCCGGGACATCGAATTACCGTAAAAGGGAAACCTGTTCATCAGTGTTATGGGGATGAATCCAACCTGGTACAGGTGATCAACAACCTGATCAGTAATGCCATCAAATATTCGCCGGATTCCAGAGATGTCGAGATCCATATCTCCCAGGTGAGCAATTTTATTAAATTTTCAGTCAGAGATTATGGACTGGGCATTAAAGAGGATGATTTGAAAAAGGTATTTGAAAGGTTTTATCGTGTCGGAGATATTCAGAAAAATTATCCTGGTATGGGCATTGGACTCTATATCTGTGATCAGATTATAAAAAATCATAAAGGAACGCTTTGGGTAGAAAGTGAACCAGGAAAAGGATCAGTATTCAGTTTTACTTTACCGGTAAATCTTGATAAAAGTAAATCTTGA
- a CDS encoding DUF4256 domain-containing protein, translating to MKNNKKELLPEQREELLRILKERFEKNMNRHQGLEWTKVLAKLEANAEKLWALDDMEISGGEPDVVGYDQESGEYIFYDCSAESPKGRRSVCYDAEALESRKEHKPKNSALEMAAAMGIEILTEEEYRKLQQFGKFDTKTSSWIQTPAAIRKLGGALFADYRYGTIFVYHNGAESYYAARGFRGSLKV from the coding sequence ATGAAAAACAATAAAAAAGAACTGTTGCCAGAACAACGTGAAGAACTACTCCGCATTTTAAAAGAACGTTTTGAAAAAAATATGAACCGCCATCAAGGTCTGGAATGGACTAAAGTGCTGGCAAAACTGGAAGCCAACGCCGAAAAGCTCTGGGCACTTGACGACATGGAAATCAGCGGTGGTGAACCTGATGTTGTTGGGTATGACCAGGAAAGCGGCGAATACATTTTTTATGACTGTTCCGCCGAAAGCCCAAAAGGCCGCAGAAGCGTTTGCTATGATGCCGAAGCACTGGAGTCAAGAAAAGAACATAAACCAAAAAATAGCGCTCTTGAAATGGCTGCTGCAATGGGAATTGAAATTTTAACGGAAGAAGAATACCGCAAACTACAACAATTTGGAAAGTTTGATACGAAAACTTCGAGCTGGATACAAACACCTGCAGCTATCAGAAAGCTGGGTGGAGCACTTTTCGCTGATTATCGCTATGGTACGATCTTCGTTTATCACAATGGCGCAGAATCTTACTATGCTGCCAGAGGCTTTCGGGGTTCGCTTAAGGTATAA